AGATTATTTGCATGAAACAGGATCCACCCTTTATGCACCGTTAAAAGGAAAGCAGGGAGTATATGGTGTTTTACAAATTACGGCACCAAATGTATTAGTTTTTCCAAAGAAAGAGGTAGAATTTATTTCTGTGCTAGCAAATACGGCTGGGAATGCTTTAGAGAATGCTCAGTTGTATCAGCAGTCGAAACGATTAATTGCTGACCTTAAGTTAATAAATGAAGTATCACATCGGTTGAATTCAATGCAGCGTTATTCTGATATTGTAACGTTTGTATGCGACCAAATCATTACCTCCTTTAATGCAGAAGAGGTTGGATTTATTCTGTTTAATGAAGGAAGTAACAAGACAACAATTTTAGATGGGAGTACTAAATTTTTCCAATCCCGAAATTCGGAAAGTTATATCCAATTTTTTGAGGAGCAGCTTCGTAAAGAGAAGAGTCCTTTGTTTATTGGAGATTTCAATATAGTCATTAAGGGAAATTATCGGTCTATTATGACGATTCCAATGATTCAAACAGGCAGGATGGTTGGGTTCATTATTGTGATGCACCAACAGCCTAATCATTTTTCATTTGATTCTTATAAATTATTGCAATCATTTATTCTTCATTCCACGCTAGCATTTGTCAATTCAACCTTAAGAGAAGAACTTGAACGAATGGTTGTGACTGATTATTTGACAAAACTTTATACTAGAAATTATTTAGATCAACAAATTCAAAAGTCAATGCGGGATGATGCCCAAGGGTCATTTATTCTCATTGATATTGACAATTTTAAAAGAGTGAATGATACATACGGTCATCAAGTAGGGGATGAGATTCTAATCCAGGTAGCGCATGTAATGAATGAAAGTATCCGAGATACGGATATTTCAGCACGCTGGGGTGGAGAGGAATTAGCGATTTACCTACCAAAGGTTTCGATGGAACGGGGAGAAGCAATTGCAAACCGAGTTGTAGAATATGTACGAAGTAAAACCGAACCAACTGTTACAGTATCCTGTGGGGTTTCGCATTGGACGAAAAAGGAAGTAGATTCAGTTGTCCAGTTATTTAATCGGGCGGACCAAGCATTGTACCACGCAAAGAGTTCGGGGAAAAATCGAGTTGTAACGCAAATAGAAATAGAAATAAATGAATAAAAAGCAGAAAAGTTAACTCTTTTCTGCTTTTTATTTGGCAACGTAAATATTTCCTTCTGCGAAAACGACAATGTATTCTAATTTTCGCCAATAAAGGCAGTGTTTTGTCGATAACTTTATAAAGGATATCGAGCTATCGTACAGAATTTGTGTAGAATGTAGTATTTTTGATAGCTAATCTTGCTATAAGGGAGCGAAGAAGCTTATGAGAAAAAATTCAAAGGAGGCAATTATTACAGCTGCGGTATCATTGTTCAATTCAAATGGGTATGATGGAACTTCCATTCGGGACATTGCCAGGGAAGCGAAGATTAATGCGGCAAACATTTCCTATTATTTTCGAAATAAGCAAGGCCTACTAGAATATTGTCTGACTGCATTTTTTGAAGGCTATATGGCAGAACTAGAAAAAGGCTTTTCAACCTTAGAAGCGGGTGCTACCGATTGTTTACGAGATATTTCAAAAAAACTGTGGTTTTACCAATGTAACCACATTCAATTAACGAGATTCGTACTACGGGAAATGTCTATTGATTCCCAAATCGTTCGCGAAATACTATCAACGTATTATTCTAAAGAAAAATATATTTTTCATACTGTCCTTGAAAAAGGGATTGAGGCAAAGGAATTTCATTCTCATGCCATCCATTATTTATTAATTCAATTTAAGGGACTACTGTCGATTCCGTTTTTAAATACGCAGTATTTAACGGAGGTATTGCATGTGTTTCCCCAAGAGCGCTATTTTGCCGATAAATATTTGCAGGAAATATATCGATGGATTGACGGGATTGTTTGTGCAAATTCAGGAAATCCATCAAACGGCCTATTAAAAACATCCTAACCAATTAATCGGTTAGGATGTTTTACTGTGCTAACTAGTACATTACATCCATTCCTTGGCCAAGATCCTTAATTTGATGGGCATCTGATCCATATACAAGTGAAATGCCAAGCTGCAGTGCTTTATCAACAATCCATTTAGGTGGATATGGTTCCCGACAAAGAGGCTTTGCTGTCCCAGCCCCATTGTAA
The DNA window shown above is from Bacillus sp. T3 and carries:
- a CDS encoding diguanylate cyclase domain-containing protein; protein product: MEKKHDELLSMLKSCFLDILNEEYNLLHFDHVLEKMCKLISSKIMAKRVVFYYCSEWKDQLILDGINFEDSAFIQQYSFKTEPNAFADKLNMEVEEFVVQDGLRDLGLLKIIDPNKQLCSIYFIEKIGQVCGDFLRMVQNLSKMAVREKKYRLLFGVTEEFHSSIDMDEVLEDIIEVIQEVYPGFHYSLYLSQDNHTNSNLPIRGLQYNSENVVAMEAYVTGTVKIEDYLHETGSTLYAPLKGKQGVYGVLQITAPNVLVFPKKEVEFISVLANTAGNALENAQLYQQSKRLIADLKLINEVSHRLNSMQRYSDIVTFVCDQIITSFNAEEVGFILFNEGSNKTTILDGSTKFFQSRNSESYIQFFEEQLRKEKSPLFIGDFNIVIKGNYRSIMTIPMIQTGRMVGFIIVMHQQPNHFSFDSYKLLQSFILHSTLAFVNSTLREELERMVVTDYLTKLYTRNYLDQQIQKSMRDDAQGSFILIDIDNFKRVNDTYGHQVGDEILIQVAHVMNESIRDTDISARWGGEELAIYLPKVSMERGEAIANRVVEYVRSKTEPTVTVSCGVSHWTKKEVDSVVQLFNRADQALYHAKSSGKNRVVTQIEIEINE
- the refZ gene encoding forespore capture DNA-binding protein RefZ, which encodes MRKNSKEAIITAAVSLFNSNGYDGTSIRDIAREAKINAANISYYFRNKQGLLEYCLTAFFEGYMAELEKGFSTLEAGATDCLRDISKKLWFYQCNHIQLTRFVLREMSIDSQIVREILSTYYSKEKYIFHTVLEKGIEAKEFHSHAIHYLLIQFKGLLSIPFLNTQYLTEVLHVFPQERYFADKYLQEIYRWIDGIVCANSGNPSNGLLKTS